From the genome of Solidesulfovibrio carbinolicus, one region includes:
- a CDS encoding ATP-binding cassette domain-containing protein yields the protein MSALYELQGVVQRYGGREVLRLDGLAVPEGAIIGLVGPNGGGKSTLLRLLAFLETPAQGTILYRGEPTGGREYALRGEVTCFPQEPYLLKRSVRANVAFGLEARGASDVAERVASALALVGLDPARFAGRMWHQLSGGEVKRVALAARLALRPRALLLDEPTANLDRDSAELVRRAVTTARERHGTTLVISGHDHEWLKAICDDMLWIRDGQLAAPAREIGHADWPQPAA from the coding sequence ATGAGCGCCCTCTACGAACTGCAAGGCGTGGTGCAGCGCTACGGCGGGCGCGAGGTGTTGCGCCTTGACGGCTTGGCCGTGCCCGAGGGCGCGATCATCGGGCTTGTGGGGCCAAACGGCGGCGGCAAATCAACCTTGCTGCGTTTGCTCGCCTTTCTCGAAACGCCGGCCCAGGGCACGATTCTCTACCGGGGCGAGCCGACCGGGGGCCGCGAGTACGCCCTTCGCGGCGAGGTGACCTGTTTTCCCCAGGAACCGTATCTGCTCAAGCGTTCGGTGCGGGCCAACGTGGCCTTTGGGCTGGAGGCGCGCGGCGCGTCGGATGTGGCCGAACGCGTGGCCTCGGCCCTGGCCCTGGTCGGCCTTGATCCGGCCCGGTTCGCCGGACGCATGTGGCATCAGCTTTCCGGCGGCGAGGTCAAACGCGTGGCCCTGGCCGCCCGGCTGGCCTTGCGGCCCCGGGCGCTGCTTCTGGACGAACCCACGGCCAACCTCGACCGCGACAGCGCCGAACTGGTGCGCCGGGCCGTGACCACCGCCCGGGAGCGCCACGGCACGACCCTGGTCATCAGCGGCCACGACCACGAGTGGCTCAAAGCCATCTGCGACGACATGCTGTGGATTCGCGACGGTCAGCTCGCCGCGCCCGCGCGCGAGATCGGCCACGCCGACTGGCCCCAGCCGGCCGCCTGA
- a CDS encoding P-II family nitrogen regulator, protein MKKIEAIIKPFKLDEVKDALDNLGIHGLTVTEVRGYGRQKGHVEAYRGIEYQVQFNAKVKIEVVTTDDLAEQVVAAIRAAANTGAIGDGKIFIYPVEGVVRIRTGETDEAAI, encoded by the coding sequence ATGAAAAAGATCGAAGCCATCATCAAGCCCTTCAAGCTCGACGAGGTCAAAGACGCCCTGGACAATTTGGGCATTCACGGCCTCACCGTCACCGAAGTGCGCGGCTACGGCCGCCAGAAAGGCCATGTCGAAGCCTACCGGGGCATCGAATATCAGGTGCAGTTCAACGCCAAGGTCAAAATCGAGGTCGTGACCACCGACGATCTGGCCGAACAGGTGGTGGCCGCCATACGCGCCGCCGCCAACACCGGAGCCATCGGCGACGGCAAGATCTTCATCTACCCCGTGGAAGGCGTGGTGCGCATCCGCACCGGCGAGACCGACGAAGCGGCGATTTAG
- a CDS encoding YgjV family protein: MDFTSPAQLVGYLAFVLGVIAFIQRIDWKLKTLIAVECLAYTVHFAMLGNNAASFSAALSAVRMFVSLKTRSPWLAGFFLAANILVGIYLAHGWTAVFAIAAGCSGTWAAFFLSGLKLRGLLFFATLCWLSNNIATGSIGGTLLETIIALVNGNTMWRLWRAQKEKEKEKECLRRPGA; this comes from the coding sequence ATGGATTTCACTTCCCCGGCCCAACTCGTGGGCTACCTCGCCTTCGTGCTCGGCGTCATCGCCTTCATCCAGCGCATCGACTGGAAGCTCAAAACGCTCATCGCCGTGGAATGCCTAGCCTATACCGTGCATTTCGCCATGCTCGGCAACAATGCGGCCTCGTTTTCCGCCGCCCTGTCCGCCGTGCGCATGTTCGTCTCGCTGAAAACCCGCTCGCCCTGGCTGGCCGGCTTCTTCCTGGCCGCCAACATCCTCGTCGGCATCTACCTGGCCCATGGCTGGACAGCCGTCTTCGCCATCGCCGCCGGCTGCTCCGGCACCTGGGCCGCGTTTTTCCTCTCTGGCCTGAAACTGCGCGGACTGCTCTTCTTCGCCACCCTGTGCTGGCTGTCCAACAACATCGCCACCGGCTCCATCGGCGGCACGCTGCTCGAAACCATCATCGCCCTGGTCAACGGCAACACCATGTGGCGACTGTGGCGGGCGCAGAAAGAGAAAGAGAAAGAGAAAGAGTGCCTCCGGCGGCCGGGGGCCTGA
- a CDS encoding purine-nucleoside phosphorylase, with protein MVYNDDVKRAADAVQSRLGDIPPGCVGLVSGTGLGGLAAALAERKEMAASDIPGFPRSTAPSHAGTLALGNIAGRPTLLLSGRLHLYEGHSPRDVAFGVRLLAGLGVRVLALTNAAGALDPHFAAGGLMRVTDHINLTGRNPLVGPNDDGAGPRFPDMSQAYSRRLGEIADAKALELGLRLERGVYAGVLGPCLETPAETRMLRLLGADAVGMSTVAEVIAARHLGLEVLVISCLTNVNLPDCMAETTLEDVLATAKKAEADLAKLISNIIPVI; from the coding sequence ATGGTTTACAATGACGATGTAAAGCGTGCCGCCGACGCCGTCCAAAGCCGCCTGGGCGACATCCCGCCCGGTTGCGTGGGACTGGTCTCGGGCACGGGCCTGGGCGGTCTGGCCGCCGCCCTGGCCGAGCGCAAAGAGATGGCCGCCAGCGACATCCCGGGCTTCCCCCGCTCCACCGCCCCCAGCCACGCCGGAACCCTGGCCCTGGGCAACATCGCCGGACGGCCGACGCTGCTGCTTTCCGGCCGCCTCCACCTCTACGAAGGGCACTCGCCGCGCGACGTGGCCTTTGGCGTGCGGCTGCTGGCCGGGCTTGGCGTGCGCGTCCTGGCGCTGACCAACGCTGCCGGCGCGCTGGACCCCCACTTCGCCGCCGGCGGCCTCATGCGGGTGACCGACCACATCAACCTGACCGGCCGCAACCCGCTGGTCGGCCCCAACGACGACGGAGCCGGACCGCGCTTCCCGGACATGAGCCAGGCCTACAGCCGCCGGCTGGGCGAAATCGCCGACGCCAAGGCCCTGGAGCTGGGGCTGCGCCTGGAACGCGGCGTCTACGCCGGGGTGCTCGGTCCCTGCCTCGAAACCCCGGCCGAAACCCGGATGCTGCGGCTGCTCGGGGCCGACGCCGTGGGCATGTCCACGGTCGCCGAAGTCATCGCCGCCCGCCACCTGGGCCTGGAAGTCCTCGTCATCTCCTGCCTGACCAACGTCAACCTGCCCGACTGCATGGCCGAAACCACCCTGGAAGACGTCCTGGCCACGGCCAAAAAAGCCGAGGCAGACCTGGCGAAGCTGATTAGCAACATTATTCCAGTTATTTAA
- a CDS encoding molybdopterin-guanine dinucleotide biosynthesis protein MobB, with protein sequence MKGVQILGFKKSGKTTLCAALLAELAGRGVAPCALKCTHNPGIDKEDTDTDRFMAHCRTVGAVAGKESALFFNTPRKLSDMLALLDGEVLVMEGGREHAVAPRVLVLREPAEAAQLSDPGLVLGTFGEVRAPGLPHIESVAALADLALERGFVLPALDCAACGRDDCASLAVDIMAGRATPGDCATTQVAMAVSVGGRRLTLNPFVERILASGIRGMVSELKGFGPGPVEIRID encoded by the coding sequence ATGAAGGGCGTCCAGATTCTGGGATTTAAAAAATCCGGCAAGACCACCCTGTGCGCGGCCCTGCTGGCCGAATTGGCCGGCCGGGGCGTGGCTCCGTGCGCGCTCAAGTGCACGCACAACCCGGGCATCGACAAGGAAGATACCGACACCGACCGGTTCATGGCCCACTGCCGCACCGTGGGGGCCGTGGCCGGAAAGGAGAGCGCGCTGTTTTTTAACACCCCGCGCAAGCTCTCGGACATGCTGGCCCTGCTCGACGGCGAGGTGCTGGTCATGGAAGGTGGACGCGAACACGCCGTGGCTCCGCGCGTGCTGGTGCTGCGCGAACCGGCCGAGGCGGCTCAGCTGTCCGACCCGGGACTGGTGCTGGGAACCTTCGGCGAGGTGCGCGCCCCGGGGCTGCCCCACATCGAATCCGTTGCCGCCCTGGCCGATCTGGCCCTTGAGCGGGGATTCGTCCTGCCGGCCCTGGACTGCGCCGCCTGCGGCCGGGACGACTGCGCCAGCCTGGCCGTTGACATCATGGCCGGCCGGGCCACGCCGGGCGACTGCGCCACCACCCAGGTGGCCATGGCTGTCAGCGTGGGCGGGCGGCGGCTTACGCTCAACCCCTTCGTGGAGCGCATCCTGGCCTCGGGCATCCGGGGGATGGTCTCCGAACTCAAGGGATTCGGGCCGGGACCGGTCGAAATTCGCATCGACTGA
- a CDS encoding PqqD family protein — protein sequence MRLAPCPSRDVDVSRTAEGLFRLSVPVSVRPALAGLAKRLGVWDGRVLRKTVELDAIGSFVWERIDGRATVGELAVALAERYGLDRDEAGLAVAAFLRQLGQRGAVGFVGGK from the coding sequence ATGAGGCTCGCCCCGTGCCCCAGCCGCGACGTGGACGTCTCGCGCACGGCCGAGGGCCTTTTCCGCCTCTCGGTTCCCGTGTCCGTGCGCCCGGCCCTGGCCGGACTGGCCAAACGCCTGGGCGTGTGGGACGGCCGGGTGCTGCGTAAAACCGTGGAACTCGACGCCATCGGCTCCTTTGTCTGGGAACGCATCGACGGCCGGGCCACCGTGGGCGAGCTGGCCGTGGCCCTGGCCGAGCGCTACGGCCTCGACCGCGACGAGGCCGGGCTGGCCGTGGCCGCCTTTTTGCGTCAGCTCGGCCAGCGCGGCGCGGTGGGGTTCGTCGGGGGGAAGTGA
- a CDS encoding GNAT family N-acetyltransferase, whose product MPCAAVSAGTPGSRPPVGGIEIRRGYEPGLIGRAAELHGRYYAEAWGSGAPFESLIAREFAEFVEGYDEGDDLLLSAHKAGRVVGMIAIYGRRRLPEGAQLRFFIVDPDCHGCGAGKALLAEALSWCRQRGFLKVFLWTVDGLPASRRLYEKAGFRVTERVPDDRYTVHRDNLRFELDLSSV is encoded by the coding sequence ATGCCGTGCGCAGCCGTCAGCGCCGGGACGCCCGGAAGCAGGCCGCCGGTTGGGGGAATCGAAATCCGTCGGGGCTATGAGCCGGGGCTTATCGGCCGGGCGGCTGAACTGCATGGCCGCTACTACGCCGAGGCCTGGGGTTCGGGCGCGCCTTTTGAGTCGCTCATTGCCCGGGAGTTTGCGGAATTCGTCGAGGGCTACGACGAGGGCGACGATCTGTTGCTCTCGGCCCACAAGGCCGGGCGGGTTGTCGGCATGATCGCCATTTACGGCCGCCGGCGTCTGCCCGAGGGGGCGCAGCTGCGGTTTTTCATCGTGGACCCGGACTGCCACGGCTGCGGGGCCGGCAAGGCGCTGTTGGCCGAAGCCTTGTCCTGGTGCAGGCAGCGGGGCTTTCTGAAAGTCTTTTTGTGGACCGTGGACGGCCTGCCTGCCTCGCGCCGGCTGTACGAGAAGGCCGGCTTCCGGGTCACGGAGCGTGTGCCCGACGACCGCTACACCGTGCATCGCGACAACCTGCGCTTTGAACTCGACCTTTCCTCTGTTTAG
- a CDS encoding OmpA/MotB family protein produces MSEDDDNYDEEIEESEAPSEWLTTLADMSMLLMSFFIMLFSMSSLDVKKFSESFTSVKTALGVKDKAVTMAPISTGDMNVLVEQAKLKQRIIGEQRRVYDQFRTYVSSKGLEGVVAATLEAGKITIGFPAGVLFPKDGVDLTDEGKAKLRTLFDFLIKAAGERINIRGFTDNEPPGAGSRYRDNWEISSLRAVAVLRYMVSLGMPPNRLTATGLADLEPLYPNDTPEHRARNQRVEFVLERWIGD; encoded by the coding sequence ATGTCCGAAGATGACGACAACTACGACGAGGAGATCGAGGAGTCCGAAGCGCCCAGCGAGTGGCTGACCACCCTGGCCGACATGTCGATGCTGCTCATGAGCTTTTTCATCATGCTCTTTTCCATGTCGAGCCTGGACGTCAAGAAGTTCTCGGAATCGTTCACTTCCGTGAAAACGGCTCTTGGCGTCAAGGACAAGGCCGTCACCATGGCCCCCATCTCCACCGGCGACATGAACGTGCTGGTGGAACAGGCCAAGCTCAAGCAACGCATCATCGGCGAACAGCGCCGCGTCTACGACCAGTTTCGCACCTATGTCTCGTCCAAGGGATTAGAGGGTGTGGTGGCGGCCACCCTGGAAGCCGGCAAGATCACCATCGGCTTCCCGGCCGGGGTGCTTTTCCCCAAGGACGGGGTGGACCTCACCGACGAAGGCAAGGCCAAGCTTCGCACCCTGTTTGATTTCCTCATCAAGGCCGCAGGGGAGCGCATCAACATTCGGGGGTTTACCGACAACGAACCGCCCGGAGCCGGCAGCCGCTACCGAGACAACTGGGAAATCTCGTCATTGCGAGCCGTTGCCGTTTTGCGCTACATGGTCTCCCTGGGGATGCCGCCCAACCGATTGACAGCCACCGGATTAGCTGATTTAGAACCCCTCTACCCCAACGACACCCCAGAACACCGGGCCAGAAACCAGCGCGTGGAGTTTGTGTTGGAACGTTGGATCGGCGACTAG
- a CDS encoding ABC transporter permease — MDYILDGLRQALELLLGGDPATFSAVWTTVIVSLEAVAATLVLGTPAGFALGYGDFPGKRTIRMVVETFLAFPTVVIGLVVYAFISRRGPLGELGLLFTVPGMAVGLTILGLPIVIALTAQAVENLDPRLRPTLLTLGAGPRQVFFATLGEARFGLLLAATAAFGRIFSEIGISMMLGGNIKWSTRTITTAIALETGKGEFATGIALGIVLMIIAFAVNLAASAFRRRSAA; from the coding sequence ATGGATTACATCCTCGACGGCTTGCGCCAGGCGCTCGAACTGCTCCTGGGCGGCGATCCCGCCACCTTTTCCGCCGTCTGGACCACCGTGATAGTCTCCCTGGAAGCCGTGGCCGCCACGCTGGTACTGGGAACGCCGGCAGGATTTGCGCTGGGCTACGGCGATTTTCCCGGCAAGCGCACCATTCGGATGGTGGTGGAAACCTTTTTGGCCTTTCCGACGGTGGTCATCGGCCTGGTGGTCTACGCCTTCATTTCCCGGCGCGGCCCCCTTGGCGAGTTGGGCCTGTTGTTCACCGTGCCGGGCATGGCCGTGGGGCTCACCATCCTGGGGCTGCCCATCGTCATTGCCCTGACCGCCCAGGCCGTGGAAAACCTCGACCCCCGGCTGCGGCCCACCCTGCTGACGCTCGGGGCCGGCCCCAGGCAGGTCTTCTTCGCCACCCTGGGCGAGGCCCGTTTCGGGCTTTTGCTCGCCGCCACCGCCGCCTTTGGACGTATCTTCTCCGAAATCGGTATTTCCATGATGCTTGGCGGCAACATCAAGTGGTCCACCCGCACCATCACCACGGCCATCGCCCTGGAGACCGGCAAGGGGGAATTCGCCACCGGCATCGCCCTGGGGATCGTGCTTATGATCATTGCCTTTGCCGTCAACCTGGCTGCTTCGGCCTTTCGCCGCCGGTCGGCCGCATGA
- a CDS encoding motility protein A, translating to MDLGTFLGLASGISLVLGAIFMGGSLREFIDIPSLMIVVGGTIASTCVAFPVREVMQAFSAMLQIFSSRKVSDAEVVEMMVRIAEISRREGLLALENIQTDNAILKKACQLIADNADPALIRETVRIEISSMKRRHAVGEAVFKSLAGFAPSFGMIGTLIGLVQMLGRLEDPKSVGPAMAVAIITTFYGSLLSTLFFLPVAGKLRARTISEAHQLDIIFEGAKCILQNNNPRLVYEKLSSFIAPKERRNVRR from the coding sequence ATGGATCTCGGGACGTTTCTTGGCCTCGCGTCGGGCATTTCCCTGGTGCTCGGGGCCATTTTCATGGGCGGTTCGCTGCGGGAGTTCATCGACATCCCAAGCCTCATGATCGTCGTTGGCGGCACCATCGCCTCCACGTGCGTGGCCTTTCCCGTGCGTGAAGTGATGCAGGCCTTTTCGGCCATGCTGCAGATCTTTTCCTCGCGCAAGGTCAGCGACGCCGAAGTGGTGGAGATGATGGTGCGCATCGCCGAGATCAGCCGCCGCGAGGGCTTGCTCGCCCTGGAGAACATTCAGACCGACAACGCCATCCTCAAAAAAGCCTGCCAGCTCATCGCCGACAACGCCGATCCGGCGCTTATCCGCGAAACCGTGCGCATCGAGATCAGCTCCATGAAACGCCGCCATGCCGTAGGCGAGGCGGTCTTTAAGTCCCTGGCCGGATTCGCGCCGTCGTTCGGCATGATCGGCACCCTCATTGGCCTGGTGCAGATGCTGGGCCGGCTGGAAGATCCCAAGAGCGTCGGCCCGGCCATGGCCGTGGCGATCATCACCACCTTTTACGGCTCCCTTTTGTCCACGCTGTTTTTCCTGCCCGTGGCCGGCAAGCTGCGCGCCCGCACCATCAGCGAGGCCCATCAGCTCGACATCATCTTCGAAGGGGCCAAGTGCATCCTGCAAAACAACAACCCCCGTCTGGTCTACGAGAAGCTGTCGTCGTTCATTGCCCCCAAGGAGCGCCGCAATGTCCGAAGATGA
- a CDS encoding CBS domain-containing protein: MPHAPNPDLPMDVADVLAAMRQLGGYLDVAPDQALTLYRLAYAHAAARLATDVPVAAIMTPDVTTAAPGDTVRDATLAMARAGVSGLPVVAGGAVVGVLSVKDVLRLLGLPPQSGPAVLAARLLDPETCLHETDQAALAHTPVARLMATPAVVVAPDTPRSEAARLMAGQRINRLPVVYKGVLRGIVSRADVVRSCRGLECPL; encoded by the coding sequence ATGCCCCACGCGCCCAATCCCGACCTGCCTATGGACGTCGCCGACGTCCTGGCAGCCATGCGCCAGCTCGGCGGCTATCTCGACGTCGCCCCGGACCAGGCCCTTACCCTCTACCGCCTGGCCTATGCCCACGCCGCCGCCCGGCTGGCGACAGACGTTCCCGTGGCCGCCATCATGACCCCGGACGTCACCACGGCCGCGCCCGGCGACACGGTCCGCGACGCCACCCTGGCCATGGCCCGGGCCGGCGTATCCGGGCTGCCCGTGGTGGCGGGCGGCGCGGTGGTCGGCGTGCTGTCCGTAAAAGACGTGCTGCGCCTGCTCGGGCTGCCGCCCCAGTCCGGCCCGGCCGTCCTGGCCGCCCGGCTCCTCGACCCCGAAACCTGCCTCCACGAAACCGACCAGGCCGCCCTGGCCCACACTCCCGTGGCCCGGCTCATGGCCACTCCGGCCGTTGTCGTCGCCCCCGACACGCCCCGCTCCGAGGCCGCCCGGCTCATGGCCGGACAGCGCATCAACCGCCTGCCGGTGGTGTATAAGGGCGTGCTTCGCGGCATCGTCAGCCGAGCGGACGTGGTGCGCTCCTGCCGGGGACTGGAGTGTCCGCTGTGA
- a CDS encoding sensor histidine kinase — protein sequence MTSAWDDDVAGMGFDPGPAGDPAILDRQVIDAVARRIHQKMDDYEAYNFSTKQSISLNVFFDLAQEFPQVEHLYAVCLLIPKMFFDIECNLYVLDSKSGAIRRCAYSCADADAGELADLPFARKTTIRDDRLFIPIKGNHELISQLPFTPREDVFGMLEIYPVSRLSEHDRLFFERYANRFGYQLHNRILATKNKEHLQFIRSLVKDIGHNVIVPNIYFKLYYKRLRSKIDLLKFFEWKLKQFFEGEAEPAAAAALEEDESATREKLLRDLGYIHEGLMDQYRQILTHYEQTSLFLETLLRRSHFEEGRYVLEKRACNFKKQVIDLQLERYRPRFEERGIEIDTSLGGVPDQEIEVVVDIGLVSQVYANLFSNAVKYTREVTDPVSGQRRRFISFGWERKENFFGPGKDGIKLNVFTSGPAIPPETAAHLFEEGVRGENASGEYGTGHGLYFIREVVRLHGGVEGYEATALGNNFFFVLPMDPLV from the coding sequence ATGACCAGCGCCTGGGACGACGACGTCGCCGGCATGGGGTTCGATCCCGGCCCGGCCGGGGACCCGGCCATTTTGGACCGCCAGGTCATCGACGCCGTGGCCCGTCGCATCCATCAGAAGATGGACGACTACGAGGCCTACAACTTCTCGACCAAACAGAGCATCTCGCTCAACGTCTTTTTCGATCTGGCCCAGGAATTCCCCCAGGTCGAGCATCTCTATGCCGTGTGTCTGCTCATCCCCAAGATGTTTTTCGACATCGAGTGCAACCTTTATGTCCTGGACAGCAAGAGCGGGGCGATCCGGCGCTGCGCCTACAGCTGCGCCGACGCCGATGCCGGCGAGCTGGCCGATCTGCCTTTTGCCCGCAAGACCACCATCCGCGACGACCGGCTTTTCATTCCCATCAAGGGCAACCATGAGCTGATTTCCCAGCTGCCCTTCACCCCGCGCGAAGACGTTTTCGGCATGTTGGAAATCTACCCAGTCAGCCGGCTTTCCGAGCACGACCGGCTGTTCTTCGAGCGCTACGCCAACCGCTTCGGCTACCAGTTGCACAACCGTATCCTGGCCACCAAGAACAAGGAACATCTCCAGTTCATCCGCAGCCTGGTCAAGGACATCGGCCACAACGTCATTGTCCCCAACATCTATTTCAAGCTCTATTACAAGCGCCTGCGCTCCAAGATCGATCTGCTCAAATTTTTTGAATGGAAGCTCAAGCAGTTTTTCGAGGGCGAGGCCGAGCCGGCCGCCGCGGCCGCCCTGGAAGAAGATGAGTCGGCCACCCGGGAAAAGCTTTTGCGCGATCTCGGTTACATCCACGAAGGGCTTATGGACCAGTATCGCCAGATACTGACCCATTACGAGCAGACGAGTCTGTTTTTGGAGACGCTCCTGCGGCGTTCGCACTTCGAGGAAGGGCGCTACGTGCTGGAGAAGCGGGCCTGCAACTTCAAAAAACAGGTCATCGACTTGCAGCTTGAGCGTTACCGGCCGCGTTTCGAGGAGCGCGGCATTGAGATCGACACGTCCCTGGGCGGCGTGCCGGACCAGGAAATCGAAGTGGTGGTGGACATCGGGCTGGTTAGCCAGGTTTACGCCAATCTTTTTTCCAACGCGGTCAAGTACACCCGCGAGGTGACGGACCCGGTTTCGGGCCAGCGGCGGCGTTTTATTTCCTTTGGCTGGGAGCGCAAGGAGAATTTCTTCGGCCCGGGCAAGGACGGCATCAAGCTCAACGTCTTTACTTCTGGTCCGGCCATTCCGCCCGAGACCGCCGCCCATCTGTTCGAGGAGGGCGTGCGGGGCGAGAACGCCTCGGGCGAGTACGGCACTGGCCACGGCCTGTATTTCATCCGCGAGGTGGTGCGGCTGCACGGCGGCGTGGAGGGCTACGAGGCCACGGCGCTTGGCAACAATTTCTTTTTCGTCCTGCCCATGGACCCGCTGGTCTGA
- a CDS encoding HPP family protein: MSLLQKMRGAGVSPPRVGAPEILWSFLGALGGIAAVAWLHERLADPAGLSLLIGSFGASAVLLYGAPASPLAQPRNLIGGHVLSALVGVTVRLTIASPDWLACAVAVAAAIALMHATGTLHPPGGATALIAVTGGPKLLALGYLYALIPVLSGALVMLAVALVAVNAVPSRRYPLYWW, from the coding sequence GTGAGCCTGCTGCAAAAAATGCGCGGCGCGGGCGTTTCCCCGCCCCGCGTGGGCGCGCCCGAAATCCTCTGGTCGTTTCTGGGGGCCTTGGGCGGCATCGCCGCCGTGGCCTGGCTCCATGAACGCCTGGCCGATCCAGCCGGGCTGTCGCTGCTTATCGGTTCCTTCGGGGCCTCGGCCGTGCTCCTCTACGGCGCGCCGGCCAGTCCGCTGGCCCAGCCGCGAAACCTCATCGGCGGCCATGTACTTTCGGCCCTGGTCGGGGTCACGGTCCGGCTGACCATCGCCTCGCCGGACTGGCTGGCCTGCGCCGTGGCCGTGGCCGCGGCCATCGCGCTTATGCACGCCACCGGCACGCTGCATCCCCCGGGCGGGGCCACGGCCCTTATCGCCGTCACCGGCGGCCCCAAGCTCCTGGCCCTGGGCTACCTCTATGCGCTGATCCCGGTGCTCTCCGGCGCGCTGGTCATGCTGGCCGTGGCCCTGGTCGCGGTCAACGCCGTGCCGTCCCGGCGCTATCCCCTGTATTGGTGGTAG
- a CDS encoding TrmB family transcriptional regulator, translated as MVEAQELAALGLTSYEAAAYLALIGQAELTPAEVAARGAIPRQRVYDVLAGLAAKGLCQSRDGSPRTYGAVAPAVAMELLAGERAAALARQKQEAEAAAARLTEALTPLFAGGRGRSDPLAYAEVLSGPTRIAQRALALARAAKKQVLSSITRPMILSNDQNQAFMEAPLGRGLAYRALCDASVADEPGLSGLWPGLCAQGLNLRVVPMLPLKMQCFDDETTLLSMQDPAGGQPSFTAVVIHNQGVAAMLRLAFEHLWAEAKPYAGGA; from the coding sequence ATGGTCGAAGCGCAGGAACTTGCCGCCCTGGGGCTGACCAGCTACGAGGCGGCGGCCTATCTGGCGCTTATCGGCCAGGCCGAACTGACGCCGGCCGAGGTGGCGGCGCGGGGGGCGATACCGCGTCAGCGGGTCTATGACGTGCTGGCCGGGCTGGCGGCCAAGGGGCTGTGCCAGAGCCGGGACGGCTCGCCGCGCACCTACGGCGCCGTGGCTCCGGCCGTGGCCATGGAACTGCTGGCCGGGGAGCGGGCGGCGGCTCTGGCGCGCCAAAAGCAGGAGGCCGAGGCGGCGGCGGCGCGCCTGACCGAAGCCCTGACGCCGCTTTTTGCCGGCGGGCGCGGCCGCAGCGACCCGTTGGCCTATGCCGAGGTTTTAAGCGGCCCCACCCGCATCGCCCAGCGCGCTCTGGCCCTGGCCCGGGCGGCCAAGAAGCAAGTGCTGTCCTCCATCACGCGGCCGATGATCCTTTCAAACGACCAGAACCAGGCGTTCATGGAAGCGCCGCTGGGGCGTGGGCTGGCCTACCGGGCGCTGTGCGACGCGAGCGTGGCCGACGAGCCGGGGTTGTCCGGGCTGTGGCCCGGACTCTGCGCCCAGGGGCTTAATCTGCGGGTGGTCCCGATGTTGCCGCTCAAAATGCAGTGTTTCGACGACGAGACCACGCTGCTCTCCATGCAGGACCCGGCCGGGGGGCAGCCGAGCTTCACGGCGGTGGTCATCCACAACCAGGGCGTGGCCGCCATGCTGCGCCTGGCCTTCGAGCATCTGTGGGCCGAGGCCAAACCTTACGCAGGAGGTGCGTGA